A single genomic interval of Monodelphis domestica isolate mMonDom1 chromosome X, mMonDom1.pri, whole genome shotgun sequence harbors:
- the LOC100018872 gene encoding ELAV-like protein 2 codes for MRLQDLPGREPEVANNPSTSHDDHHGTNLGDTTNGSSSISGSGSTSGSSSISGFGSTSGSSTISGSISISGPSSSSASSPGPGPSSGPSTVVTPGPSSSSGLGSSSTSNWPTYNMASTTYGHTSNGVGHASNGHGPTALAPTLAPVPVLRTPAPVPAPVPIPAPASIPPPAPILAPAPIMAPAPIMAPAPAPAPIPAPAPIPAPAPVPAPAFALVEAPDFAKPPAAAPVQFPHLAPTFAWPPLPYSPLTRGGTRVHLGARVRVPTLASALGEEAAAASPHLPPASAPIETPGVAGASTSSATTEPASSGSSDPKTNLIVNYLPQSMTQEEFYNLFATVGKIQSCKLVRDRSTGQSLGYGFVNYVDPRDAEQAVCLLNRLQCPPKTIKVSFARPSSSSIRDANLYVSGLPRNMMQKDLEQLFSPFGRIITSRILIDRVSGASRGVGFILFDKKSEAEEAIKALNGQKPCGNRVPLIVKFAQHQTQRTPQGYLSQVQQPPQHYFRPPPPPPQPQPQPQPQPQPQPQPQTSRFGQEGFFNMPYGVQNMAPPSYSGAPNMAGITYPGHTSSGWCIFVYNLSPDSDENVLWQLFGPFGAVSKVKIIRDFNTNKCKRFGFVTMTSYNEAALAVASLNGYCLGGRVLQVSFKTNKIHKA; via the exons ATGCGGCTACAGGACCTTCCCGGCAGGGAGCCTGAGGTCGCTAACAACCCCAGTACATCCCATGATGACCACCACGGCACCAACCTCGGGGATACCACCAATGGTTCCAGCTCCATCTCCGGCTCAGGTTCCACCTCCGGCTCCAGTTCCATCTCCGGTTTCGGTTCCACCTCTGGCTCCAGTACCATCTCCGGCTCCATTTCCATCTCCGGTCCCAGTTCCAGCTCTGCCTCCAGCCCGGGCCCGGGCCCCAGCTCCGGCCCCAGCACCGTCGTCACTCCTGGTCCCAGCTCCAGTTCAGGCCTGGGCTCTAGTTCCACCTCCAACTGGCCCACCTACAACATGGCATCCACCACTTATGGACACACCAGCAACGGAGTAGGCCACGCAAGCAACGGGCATGGGCCCACCG CTCTGGCCCCAACCCTGGCTCCTGTTCCTGTCCTGAGGACTCCGGCGCCTGTTCCAGCTCCAGTGCCCATTCCAGCTCCGGCTTCCATTCCGCCTCCAGCACCCATCCTGGCTCCAGCACCCATCATGGCTCCAGCACCCATCATGGctccagcaccagcaccagcTCCTATTCCGGCTCCTGCACCCATCCCGGCTCCTGCACCTGTCCCTGCCCCAGCCTTTGCCCTTGTGGAGGCTCCAGATTTTGCCAAGCCCCCTGCTGCAGCTCCTgtccagtttcctcacctggctCCCACTTTTGCCTGGCCTCCTCTTCCTTACTCTCCCCTTACTCGAGGAGGCACCCGAGTTCACCTAGGTGCCCGTGTAAGGGTTCCCACTCTGGCTTCAGCCCTGGGTGAAGAAGCTGCTGCAGCTAGTCCTCACCTTCCACCAGCATCAGCTCCTATTGAAACTCCCGGGGTGGCGGGGGCTTCTACCTCCTCAGCCACTACTGAACCGGCTTCGTCAGGCTCCTCCGACCCCAAGACCAATCTGATCGTCAACTACCTGCCGCAGAGCATGACCCAAGAGGAGTTCTACAATTTGTTTGCCACTGTGGGTAAGATTCAGTCCTGTAAACTGGTGAGAGACAGGTCAACAGGCCAGAGCCTAGGCTATGGCTTTGTCAACTATGTTGATCCCAGGGATGCCGAGCAGGCTGTCTGCTTGCTGAACAGGCTTCAGTGTCCCCCTAAAACCATTAAGGTGTCCTTTGCTCGGCCGAGCTCATCCTCGATCCGAGATGCCAACCTTTACGTCAGTGGTCTGCCGAGGAATATGATGCAGAAGGATCTAGAACAGctcttctctccctttggacGCATCATTACATCAAGAATCCTGATAGATAGGGTCAGTGGGGCCTCTCGGGGGGTGGGCTTTATCCTCTTTGATAAGAAATCAGAGGCTGAGGAAGCCATCAAGGCCCTCAATGGTCAGAAACCCTGTGGGAACCGGGTGCCTCTCATAGTCAAGTTTGCTCAACATCAGACCCAGAGGACCCCTCAGGGCTACCTGTCTCAAGTCCAGCAGCCTCCCCAACACTACTTCAGGCCACCACCACCGCCGCCACAACCACAACCACAGCCACAGCCACAACCACAACCACAACCACAACCACAGACCTCAAGATTTGGGCAAGAAGGCTTTTTCAACATGCCCTATGGAGTCCAGAACATGGCACCCCCCTCCTACAGTGGTGCTCCCAACATGGCGGGAATAACTTACCCGGGCCATACCAGCAGTGGCTGGTGTATCTTCGTCTACAACTTGTCTCCCGACTCTGACGAGAACGTCCTTTGGCAACTTTTCGGGCCCTTTGGAGCAGTGAGCAAAGTCAAAATCATCCGAGATTTCAACACCAACAAGTGCAAACGTTTTGGCTTTGTCACTATGACCAGCTACAATGAAGCCGCCTTAGCCGTTGCCAGCTTAAATGGATACTGTCTTGGTGGCCGTGTGCTGCAGGTTTCCTTTAAGACCAACAAAATTCACAAGGCTTGA